In Actinomycetes bacterium, the following are encoded in one genomic region:
- a CDS encoding DUF2877 domain-containing protein yields MPSLPAAAPLPARDLLAGPPRRARVVGVHPSCVYVVTDPAEPRLVAAETADALGLPCALRLGLDRGDRPFAGVSPGDPARVGGHRVELGPLTVRVVRWWAPPVVRRPLVRPSSGGPPRWVDLGELLRGVPPPVDPTGDPADLLGRGPGLTPAGDDVLAGWLLAVHHDTAARDGLLPVVTSARHATTALSASLLEEAAAGRGVPAALALGEALGGHGDAGDVATALGRLLRVGHTSGAALAHGLLRGAREVARSGAEVAA; encoded by the coding sequence ATGCCGTCCCTGCCCGCCGCAGCCCCCCTGCCGGCGCGCGACCTGCTCGCCGGCCCGCCCCGCAGGGCTCGGGTGGTGGGCGTCCACCCCTCCTGCGTGTACGTCGTCACCGACCCGGCGGAGCCCCGGCTGGTCGCCGCGGAGACCGCGGACGCGCTGGGGCTGCCCTGCGCGCTCCGGCTCGGTCTCGACCGGGGCGACCGCCCTTTCGCGGGCGTCTCGCCGGGCGACCCGGCCCGGGTCGGCGGGCACCGCGTCGAGCTCGGCCCGCTGACCGTGCGGGTCGTCCGCTGGTGGGCGCCACCGGTGGTCCGCCGGCCGCTGGTGCGGCCGTCATCCGGCGGGCCGCCGCGGTGGGTCGACCTGGGCGAGCTGCTGCGCGGGGTACCGCCTCCGGTCGACCCGACCGGTGACCCGGCCGACCTCCTCGGCCGCGGGCCCGGGCTGACCCCCGCAGGTGACGACGTGCTGGCCGGCTGGCTGCTCGCGGTGCACCACGACACCGCGGCCCGGGACGGCCTGCTGCCGGTCGTCACCTCCGCGCGGCACGCGACGACAGCCCTGTCCGCGAGCCTGCTCGAGGAGGCGGCAGCCGGCCGCGGCGTCCCAGCCGCGCTGGCGCTGGGCGAAGCGCTCGGCGGCCACGGTGACGCCGGTGACGTGGCGACCGCCCTCGGCCGGCTGCTGCGGGTCGGGCACACCTCGGGCGCCGCGCTGGCGCACGGCCTGCTCCGGGGCGCCCGCGAGGTGGCGCGCTCCGGCGCGGAGGTGGCGGCGTGA
- a CDS encoding FdrA family protein, producing the protein MSGDHVEVRRGAYHDSVTLMQVSRQVADVDGVEAAQVAMGTELNLDFMRGVGFDPPADAGPNDLVVAVRAGGDDAVAAALARLEEVLTTTGGGSGDGLGGRDPEPRTIGSAVRRAVEPPSLALVSVPGPHAFTEAWSALQAGLSVLVFSDNVPVEQEVALKDEAARRGLLVMGPDCGTAVVGGIGLGFANQVRPGPVGVVAASGTGAQQVMCMLDTRQVGVSHCLGVGGRDLSATVAGRSTKAALALLDEDPATELVVLVSKPPDPAVAADVTAYAESLSTPVLVALLGPGQDDLTTVARKAVEHLGAEWADPWSWDEQPAPVAGGSLRGLFAGGTLCDEAMLIASETLGEVRSNIPLRPEWALGEDLRSPGHLMVDFGDDALTQGRAHPMIDQRTRIDRLAAEGADPSCSVLLLDVVLGHAANPDPAAELAPAIAAARGRAAEDGRELAVVVSLCATHDDPQQPRRQADLLHDAGASVWLSNAAAARHAVALVTGSTGATR; encoded by the coding sequence GTGAGCGGCGACCACGTGGAGGTGCGCCGCGGTGCGTACCACGACTCGGTGACCCTGATGCAGGTCAGCCGGCAGGTGGCCGACGTCGACGGCGTCGAGGCGGCGCAGGTGGCGATGGGCACCGAGCTGAACCTCGACTTCATGCGCGGCGTGGGCTTCGACCCGCCCGCCGACGCCGGGCCGAACGACCTCGTCGTGGCCGTCCGGGCCGGTGGTGACGACGCGGTGGCAGCCGCGCTGGCCCGGCTCGAGGAGGTGCTGACGACGACCGGCGGCGGCAGCGGCGACGGGCTCGGCGGCCGCGACCCCGAGCCGCGGACCATCGGCTCGGCCGTCCGCCGGGCCGTCGAGCCGCCGTCGCTCGCGCTGGTCTCGGTGCCGGGGCCGCACGCGTTCACCGAGGCCTGGTCGGCCCTGCAGGCCGGGCTGTCGGTGCTCGTCTTCAGCGACAACGTGCCGGTCGAGCAGGAGGTGGCGCTCAAGGACGAGGCGGCTCGTCGGGGGCTGCTCGTGATGGGCCCCGACTGCGGGACCGCCGTCGTCGGCGGCATCGGCCTGGGGTTCGCCAACCAGGTGCGCCCCGGCCCGGTCGGCGTCGTGGCCGCGAGCGGCACCGGCGCCCAGCAGGTGATGTGCATGCTGGACACCCGCCAGGTGGGCGTCAGCCACTGCCTCGGCGTCGGCGGCCGCGACCTGTCCGCGACGGTGGCCGGCCGGTCGACCAAGGCGGCGCTGGCGCTGCTCGACGAGGACCCGGCGACCGAGCTCGTCGTGCTGGTCTCCAAGCCGCCGGACCCCGCGGTGGCGGCGGACGTGACGGCCTACGCCGAGTCGCTCTCGACGCCGGTGCTGGTCGCCCTGCTGGGGCCGGGGCAGGACGACCTCACGACCGTGGCGCGCAAGGCCGTCGAGCACCTCGGCGCGGAGTGGGCCGACCCGTGGTCGTGGGACGAGCAGCCGGCGCCGGTTGCGGGCGGCTCGCTGCGCGGCCTCTTCGCCGGCGGGACGCTGTGCGACGAGGCGATGCTGATCGCGAGCGAGACGCTGGGCGAGGTGCGGTCCAACATCCCGCTGCGGCCCGAGTGGGCGCTCGGCGAGGACCTGCGCTCCCCCGGCCACCTGATGGTCGACTTCGGCGACGACGCCCTGACTCAGGGACGCGCGCACCCGATGATCGACCAGCGCACCCGCATCGACCGGCTCGCCGCCGAGGGCGCCGACCCGAGCTGTTCGGTGCTCCTGCTGGACGTGGTGCTCGGCCACGCCGCCAACCCGGACCCGGCCGCCGAGCTGGCGCCGGCGATCGCCGCCGCCCGGGGCCGCGCCGCGGAGGACGGCCGGGAGCTCGCCGTCGTGGTGTCGCTGTGCGCGACCCACGACGACCCGCAGCAGCCCCGGCGCCAGGCGGACCTGCTGCACGACGCCGGCGCATCGGTCTGGCTGTCCAACGCCGCCGCCGCCCGGCACGCCGTCGCCCTCGTGACCGGCTCCACCGGAGCCACCCGATGA
- a CDS encoding DUF1116 domain-containing protein, translating to MSLLGSQPRLVAVGAQMFADAVAAQAAPVQQVDWRPPLGEEGVEADLARVLADPRHAAANETAVARMLAAGAELVDVRPASEALALDKGAFLHAGPPIGWDRASGPLRGALIGAMVYERLAATPEEAEHALAGAADGGSLHWEPCHHHRTVGPMAGVVSPSMWMFELRDPVHGGTAFCSLNEGLGKVLRYGAYGPEVVERLRWMSDVLGPLLQTAVRARTDSGGPVDVKSIAAQMLQMGDEGHNRNRAGTLMFLRELLPSLIDSGAPTSDVAEAVRFVSGNDHFFLNLGMPACKLAGDAARDVPGSSLVVAMARNGTDFGIQVSGAGDQWFTGPANTPDGLYLGSFGPEDANPDIGDSAITETGGIGGFAMAAAPAIVKFVGGEVGDAIEATRLMYEITLAENPVYQVPVLGFRGTPTGIDATLVTRTGILPHINTGMAGRLAGTGQVGAGLVNPPASIFPEAVTALAALAPPVVGGGS from the coding sequence ATGAGTCTGCTCGGGAGCCAGCCGCGACTGGTGGCCGTCGGCGCCCAGATGTTCGCCGACGCGGTGGCGGCCCAGGCCGCGCCTGTGCAGCAGGTCGACTGGCGCCCGCCGCTCGGCGAGGAGGGCGTCGAGGCCGACCTGGCCCGGGTGCTCGCCGACCCCAGGCACGCCGCCGCCAACGAGACCGCGGTCGCCCGCATGCTGGCCGCCGGGGCCGAGCTGGTCGACGTACGTCCGGCGTCCGAGGCGCTCGCCCTCGACAAGGGGGCGTTCCTGCACGCGGGACCGCCGATCGGCTGGGACCGCGCGTCCGGGCCCCTGCGTGGCGCCCTGATCGGCGCGATGGTCTACGAGCGGCTGGCCGCCACCCCGGAGGAGGCCGAGCACGCGCTCGCGGGCGCGGCCGACGGCGGCAGCCTGCACTGGGAGCCGTGCCACCACCACCGCACGGTCGGGCCGATGGCCGGCGTGGTGAGCCCGTCGATGTGGATGTTCGAGCTGCGCGACCCGGTGCACGGCGGGACCGCCTTCTGCTCGCTCAACGAGGGGCTCGGCAAGGTGCTCCGCTACGGCGCCTACGGCCCCGAGGTGGTGGAGCGGCTGCGCTGGATGTCCGACGTCCTGGGGCCGCTGCTGCAGACGGCCGTCCGGGCCCGCACCGACTCCGGCGGCCCGGTCGACGTCAAGTCCATCGCGGCTCAGATGCTGCAGATGGGCGACGAGGGACACAACCGCAACCGGGCCGGGACCCTGATGTTCCTGCGCGAGCTGCTGCCGTCGCTGATCGACTCGGGCGCGCCGACCTCCGACGTCGCCGAGGCGGTGCGCTTCGTGTCCGGCAACGACCACTTCTTCCTCAACCTGGGCATGCCGGCCTGCAAGCTGGCCGGCGACGCAGCGCGTGACGTGCCCGGCTCGTCGCTGGTCGTCGCGATGGCGCGCAACGGCACCGACTTCGGCATCCAGGTCTCGGGCGCCGGCGACCAGTGGTTCACCGGCCCGGCCAACACGCCGGACGGGCTCTACCTCGGGTCCTTCGGGCCGGAGGACGCCAACCCCGACATCGGCGACTCGGCGATCACCGAGACCGGCGGCATCGGTGGCTTCGCGATGGCGGCCGCCCCGGCGATCGTGAAGTTCGTCGGCGGTGAGGTCGGCGACGCGATCGAAGCGACCCGGCTGATGTACGAGATCACGCTGGCCGAGAACCCGGTCTACCAGGTGCCGGTGCTCGGCTTCCGCGGCACGCCGACCGGCATCGACGCGACGCTGGTGACGCGGACCGGCATCCTGCCGCACATCAACACCGGCATGGCGGGCCGCCTCGCGGGCACCGGCCAGGTCGGTGCCGGGCTGGTGAACCCGCCCGCGTCGATCTTCCCCGAGGCGGTCACTGCGCTGGCCGCCCTCGCGCCGCCGGTTGTCGGGGGCGGGTCGTAG
- a CDS encoding protein phosphatase 2C domain-containing protein → MDVAYRTEVGHVRSRNEDALLARPERGVLAVADGLGGHPAGDVASLTALASVDEAALSAGSSEDDLRAAAAAAHQAVLDAAAAEPGRTGMGTTLVLAAVSEDGALVLHVGDSRAYQLAANGRLSAITEDHGMHGYLTQALGLDREVAPDVARVECPPRSRLLLCTDGLTNMVDDAGVAELLGRGSAQEACDSLVEAALDAGGVDNVTVVVAAF, encoded by the coding sequence ATGGACGTCGCGTACCGCACCGAGGTGGGCCACGTCCGGTCGCGCAACGAGGACGCCCTGCTCGCCCGGCCCGAGCGCGGGGTGCTGGCGGTGGCCGACGGGCTCGGCGGCCACCCGGCGGGCGACGTCGCCAGCCTGACCGCGCTGGCCAGCGTCGACGAGGCGGCGCTCTCGGCCGGCTCGTCCGAGGACGACCTGCGAGCGGCAGCTGCCGCCGCCCACCAGGCGGTGCTCGACGCCGCAGCCGCGGAGCCGGGCCGCACCGGGATGGGCACCACGCTGGTGCTGGCCGCGGTATCGGAGGACGGCGCTCTCGTCCTGCACGTCGGCGACAGCCGGGCCTACCAGCTGGCGGCCAACGGCAGGCTGTCCGCGATCACCGAGGACCACGGCATGCACGGCTACCTCACCCAGGCCCTCGGCCTGGACCGCGAGGTCGCCCCCGACGTCGCCCGCGTCGAGTGCCCGCCTCGCAGCCGGCTGCTGCTGTGCACCGACGGGCTCACCAACATGGTCGACGACGCGGGTGTCGCCGAGCTCCTCGGTCGCGGCTCCGCGCAGGAGGCCTGCGACTCCCTGGTCGAGGCGGCTCTCGACGCCGGGGGCGTCGACAACGTGACAGTCGTGGTCGCCGCGTTCTGA
- a CDS encoding MFS transporter, which translates to MTSRTVSSTSGTTGSRPSPALLVAAIFLAALNLRAALASVPPLVHTIQEDLGLSSAAAGLLTTVPVLCMGLFAPASQRLAHRIGREATVAVALVLLAVGLAMRLAGEVLPVLLTSTVLAGIGIALCGTVLPGIVKEFFPGRSGAMTGVYLLAMMLGATAASALSVPIAEKLGSWEQSLAAWSGLAVVGLLGWLPVVRRVNDKEEPADDTPRVALPWRSGTARLMATFMALQSLGFYTQLAWIPPSFEARGWSARDAGLLLAVWSIVQLVSGVGGPALADRVLDRRPLVAAAVLLTVIGTLGIAAAPTAAPWLWVALMGLGQGAGFSLGLVKLVDYAPTPAASARLSAMVFLFSYSLASTGPFLFGAVRDATDSFTVPFSALVAVAVVQLALTPRLRPDRTTEPDPATTT; encoded by the coding sequence ATGACGTCGCGCACCGTGTCCAGCACGAGCGGCACCACGGGGAGCCGCCCGTCGCCCGCGCTGCTGGTCGCCGCGATCTTCCTCGCCGCGCTCAACCTCCGGGCCGCCCTGGCCTCGGTGCCACCGCTCGTGCACACGATCCAGGAGGACCTGGGGCTCAGCTCGGCAGCTGCGGGCCTGCTCACCACGGTGCCGGTGCTGTGCATGGGCCTGTTCGCCCCCGCGTCGCAGCGACTCGCGCACCGGATCGGCCGTGAGGCGACGGTCGCGGTCGCACTCGTGCTCCTCGCCGTCGGGCTGGCCATGCGACTGGCCGGTGAGGTGCTGCCGGTCCTGCTCACCAGCACCGTGCTGGCCGGCATCGGCATCGCCCTGTGCGGCACGGTGCTGCCGGGCATCGTCAAGGAGTTCTTCCCCGGCCGGTCCGGCGCGATGACCGGCGTCTACCTGCTCGCGATGATGCTCGGCGCGACAGCCGCCTCGGCGCTCAGCGTGCCGATCGCGGAGAAGCTCGGCTCGTGGGAGCAGTCGCTCGCCGCCTGGTCCGGCCTCGCCGTCGTCGGCCTGCTGGGCTGGCTGCCGGTCGTCCGCCGGGTCAACGACAAGGAGGAGCCCGCCGACGACACCCCGCGGGTGGCGCTGCCCTGGCGGTCCGGGACAGCCCGGCTGATGGCGACGTTCATGGCCCTGCAGTCGCTGGGCTTCTACACCCAGCTGGCCTGGATCCCGCCGTCGTTCGAGGCGAGGGGCTGGTCCGCGCGTGACGCGGGACTGCTGCTCGCGGTCTGGAGCATCGTTCAGCTCGTCAGCGGGGTCGGCGGCCCGGCGCTCGCCGACCGAGTGCTCGACCGACGGCCGCTCGTCGCGGCGGCGGTGCTGCTCACGGTCATCGGGACGCTCGGCATCGCGGCCGCGCCGACCGCCGCACCGTGGCTGTGGGTGGCCCTGATGGGCCTCGGCCAAGGTGCCGGCTTCTCGCTCGGGCTGGTCAAGCTGGTCGACTACGCGCCGACCCCGGCGGCGTCGGCCCGCCTGTCCGCGATGGTCTTCCTGTTCTCCTACTCGCTCGCCTCGACCGGCCCGTTCCTCTTCGGCGCCGTCAGGGACGCGACCGACAGCTTCACCGTGCCGTTCAGCGCTCTGGTCGCCGTGGCTGTCGTCCAGCTCGCACTGACCCCTCGGCTGCGGCCCGACCGCACCACAGAGCCGGACCCCGCGACGACGACGTAG
- a CDS encoding nucleotidyltransferase family protein — translation MTAVVGLVLAAGAGRRFGGPKAVVELAGERLVDRAVRVLADGGVSQAYVVSGSVALTVAGAVVVENPDWESGMASSLRAGFDALPTEAMAALVLLVDHVGLTPAAVRRVAGEVTGPASLVAATYDGRLGHPVVLGRDWWPEVRATAAGDQGARAVLAAHRDVLVQAECSDVASAADVDRPGDLTTYREGRHP, via the coding sequence GTGACCGCGGTCGTGGGGCTGGTGCTGGCCGCCGGCGCGGGCCGACGGTTCGGCGGGCCCAAAGCGGTCGTGGAGCTGGCGGGGGAGCGGTTGGTCGACCGCGCGGTGCGGGTGCTCGCCGACGGCGGGGTCTCCCAGGCGTACGTCGTCAGCGGCTCGGTCGCGCTGACGGTGGCCGGCGCCGTCGTGGTCGAGAACCCGGACTGGGAGTCGGGCATGGCGTCCTCGCTGCGGGCCGGGTTCGATGCGCTGCCGACCGAGGCCATGGCCGCCCTGGTCCTGCTGGTCGACCACGTCGGGCTGACGCCGGCCGCGGTCCGGCGGGTGGCCGGCGAGGTCACCGGCCCGGCGTCGCTGGTGGCCGCGACGTACGACGGGCGACTGGGCCACCCGGTAGTCCTCGGCCGGGACTGGTGGCCCGAGGTGCGTGCCACCGCCGCCGGCGACCAGGGTGCCCGGGCAGTGCTGGCGGCGCACCGCGACGTGCTGGTGCAGGCGGAGTGCTCGGACGTCGCGAGTGCCGCGGACGTGGACCGGCCTGGCGACCTGACGACGTACCGCGAGGGTCGTCATCCCTGA
- a CDS encoding XdhC/CoxI family protein, translated as MHDVVDEVRRLYDSGDRFALATVVGTWSSAPRRPGAAMVVSTSGEPTGSVSGGCVEGAVYELAQEVMASGEAVLQRYGVSDDDAFAVGLTCGGIIDVFVEPVDASVYAQLPAVVASVRAHEPVAVATVVDGPGNVGAHLAVWADVDRPTRGSLGTQRLDDAVADDVRGMLDHGTTGLLRIGPDGERRQDELTVFVQSFAPPPRMLVFGAIDFAAAVARVGKFLGYRVTVCDARPVFATAKRFPEADEVVVEWPHRYLQSTTVDARTVICVLTHDPKFDVPLLEVALRTDAAYIGAMGSRRTHDDRLARLREEGVTEDELARLASPIGLDIGARTPEETAVSIAAEIVAHRWGGSGARLTDTAGPIHTQR; from the coding sequence GTGCATGACGTCGTGGACGAGGTGCGCCGCCTCTACGACTCGGGCGACCGGTTCGCGTTGGCGACGGTCGTCGGGACGTGGAGCAGTGCCCCCCGCCGGCCGGGGGCCGCGATGGTCGTGTCGACGTCGGGGGAGCCGACCGGGTCGGTGTCCGGCGGCTGCGTCGAGGGTGCGGTCTACGAGCTGGCGCAGGAGGTGATGGCCAGCGGCGAAGCGGTCCTGCAGCGCTACGGCGTCAGCGACGACGACGCGTTCGCCGTCGGGCTGACCTGCGGCGGCATCATCGACGTCTTCGTCGAGCCGGTCGACGCCTCGGTCTACGCGCAGCTGCCGGCGGTCGTGGCGTCGGTGCGCGCCCACGAGCCGGTCGCGGTGGCGACGGTGGTCGACGGGCCGGGCAACGTCGGTGCGCACCTGGCGGTGTGGGCCGACGTCGACCGGCCGACCCGGGGCAGCCTGGGCACGCAGCGGCTCGACGACGCGGTCGCTGACGACGTACGCGGCATGCTCGACCACGGCACCACCGGGCTGCTCCGCATCGGCCCGGACGGCGAACGCCGGCAGGACGAGCTCACCGTCTTCGTGCAGTCCTTCGCGCCGCCGCCGCGGATGCTCGTCTTCGGCGCGATCGACTTCGCGGCCGCTGTGGCGCGGGTCGGGAAGTTCCTCGGCTACCGGGTGACGGTCTGCGACGCGCGGCCGGTGTTCGCGACGGCCAAGCGGTTCCCGGAGGCCGACGAGGTCGTCGTCGAGTGGCCGCACCGCTACCTGCAGTCGACGACGGTCGACGCACGAACCGTCATCTGCGTGCTCACCCACGACCCGAAGTTCGACGTGCCGCTGCTCGAGGTGGCGCTGCGGACCGACGCGGCCTACATCGGGGCGATGGGCAGCCGGCGCACGCACGACGACCGGCTGGCACGGCTGCGCGAGGAAGGCGTCACCGAGGACGAGCTGGCCAGGCTGGCGTCGCCGATCGGCCTCGACATCGGCGCCCGCACGCCGGAGGAGACCGCGGTCTCGATCGCCGCCGAGATCGTGGCGCACCGATGGGGCGGGTCCGGCGCGCGGTTGACCGACACCGCCGGCCCGATCCACACCCAGCGGTGA
- a CDS encoding VWA domain-containing protein, translating to MTPGGSGDGAPTLVGFARTLRAAGVDATPDRVHQTVLATEHLDPARRRDLYWAGRLTLCSGQDDLERYDRAFAAYFAGETAPPRRSMSPVTVVRPVAVPGGADPGTPGPEDAPAATASELDVLRHRDLAALSPAERETVRTLIAAIDPVGATRLSRRHRPSHRGALDTRRTVRAMLRRGGEPVRLEHRARRPRPRRLVLLVDVSGSMQPYADAFLRFAHAAARARPGTEVFTIGTRLTRVTREMRGRDPSAALLAVSGSVPDWSGGTRLGELLKAFLDRWGQRGLARGAVVLVASDGWERGDATLLGEQMRRLARLAHRVVWANPHRGQPGYAPMTAGMQAALPHVDDFVDGHSLAALQHLAAVLSAQSRGRVVSRA from the coding sequence ATGACCCCGGGTGGGAGCGGCGACGGGGCGCCGACCCTGGTCGGCTTCGCCCGCACCCTGCGCGCCGCCGGTGTCGACGCGACACCGGACCGGGTGCACCAGACCGTGCTGGCGACCGAGCACCTCGACCCGGCCCGCCGACGGGACCTCTACTGGGCCGGGCGGCTGACTCTCTGCTCCGGCCAGGACGACCTCGAGCGCTACGACCGCGCGTTCGCCGCCTACTTCGCCGGCGAGACCGCCCCGCCACGGCGGTCGATGTCGCCGGTGACCGTGGTCCGGCCGGTGGCCGTGCCGGGCGGCGCGGATCCGGGCACCCCCGGACCGGAGGACGCGCCCGCCGCGACCGCCAGCGAGCTCGACGTGCTGCGCCACCGCGACCTGGCCGCGCTGTCGCCGGCCGAGCGGGAGACCGTCCGCACTCTGATCGCGGCCATCGACCCGGTCGGCGCCACCCGGCTGTCCCGACGCCACCGCCCGTCCCACCGAGGCGCCCTTGACACCCGCCGCACCGTACGCGCGATGCTGCGCCGCGGCGGTGAGCCGGTGCGCCTCGAGCACCGCGCCCGCCGTCCGCGCCCCCGGCGCCTGGTGCTCCTCGTCGACGTGAGCGGGTCCATGCAGCCGTACGCCGACGCGTTCCTGCGCTTCGCCCACGCAGCGGCCCGGGCACGTCCCGGCACCGAGGTCTTCACCATCGGCACCCGGCTCACCAGAGTGACCCGCGAGATGCGCGGCCGCGACCCGTCCGCGGCGCTGCTCGCGGTGTCCGGCTCGGTGCCGGACTGGAGCGGCGGGACGCGGCTCGGCGAGCTGCTCAAGGCCTTCCTGGACCGTTGGGGGCAACGGGGCCTGGCGAGGGGAGCGGTCGTCCTGGTGGCCTCCGACGGGTGGGAGCGCGGCGACGCGACGCTGCTCGGCGAGCAGATGCGGCGGCTGGCACGGCTGGCGCACCGGGTCGTGTGGGCCAACCCGCACCGCGGGCAGCCGGGCTACGCCCCGATGACGGCCGGGATGCAGGCCGCGCTCCCGCACGTCGACGACTTCGTGGACGGGCACTCGCTGGCCGCCCTGCAGCACCTGGCGGCGGTCCTCTCGGCACAGTCCAGGGGTCGGGTGGTCAGCCGTGCATGA
- a CDS encoding MoxR family ATPase, protein MVTATAPDATSPLRLAELLDEQGYLADEGVATAAYLSLAMGRPLFCEGDAGVGKTALAAALAGVLDAPLIRLQCYEGLDAAQALYDWDFPRQLLHLRAAEAAGVHDAERLEAELYDRRFLVARPLLQALETTPSVLLVDEVDRADDEFEAFLLEVLSDFTISVPELGTIRAETPPVVVVTSNRTREVHDALKRRCLYHWLEHPDLEREVAIIRRRLPQATARLAEAVGRVARAARTDDLLKPPGVAESLDWTEALVALGVDELSDASLDRACASLGAFLKYREDQERVAGRLAEWAAAG, encoded by the coding sequence ATGGTGACCGCGACCGCGCCCGACGCGACCTCCCCGCTGCGGCTTGCCGAGCTGCTCGACGAGCAGGGCTACCTCGCCGACGAGGGCGTGGCGACTGCCGCGTACCTGTCGCTGGCCATGGGGCGGCCGCTGTTCTGCGAGGGGGACGCCGGCGTCGGCAAGACCGCGCTTGCGGCCGCGCTGGCCGGTGTGCTGGACGCTCCGCTGATCCGCCTGCAGTGCTACGAGGGGCTGGATGCTGCGCAGGCGCTCTACGACTGGGACTTCCCGCGCCAGCTGCTGCACCTGCGGGCCGCCGAGGCAGCCGGTGTCCACGACGCCGAGCGGCTCGAGGCGGAGCTCTACGACCGGCGGTTCCTCGTGGCCCGACCGCTGCTGCAGGCGCTGGAGACGACGCCCAGCGTGCTGCTCGTCGACGAGGTGGACCGGGCCGACGACGAGTTCGAGGCGTTCCTGCTGGAGGTGCTCAGCGACTTCACCATCTCGGTGCCCGAGCTGGGGACGATCCGCGCGGAGACGCCGCCGGTCGTCGTCGTGACCAGCAACCGCACCCGCGAGGTGCACGACGCCCTCAAGCGCCGCTGCCTCTACCACTGGCTCGAGCACCCCGACCTGGAGCGCGAGGTCGCGATCATCCGGCGCCGGCTCCCTCAGGCCACGGCGCGGCTCGCCGAGGCGGTCGGCCGGGTGGCGCGAGCGGCGCGCACCGACGACCTGCTCAAGCCCCCCGGCGTCGCCGAGTCGCTGGACTGGACCGAGGCCCTGGTCGCGCTCGGTGTCGACGAGCTCTCGGACGCCTCGCTGGACCGGGCGTGCGCCAGCCTCGGCGCGTTCCTGAAGTACCGGGAGGACCAGGAGCGGGTGGCCGGCCGGCTGGCCGAGTGGGCGGCGGCGGGATGA
- a CDS encoding alpha/beta hydrolase translates to MRAVFMYGAGDGGPDGWPVQAAASPESSFLDRLTPTDADPVPFDDPQRDARRIVEALGRSSHLVAHSGGAVAALLAAAQAPETVRSLTLFEPACLGLARGRPAVDEMVAAMSAVFDRSTDPELSDGEFTHDFLLAMGVPGTDPADPEYAAVGARLRRSTPPWETPLPLEVVSRVPILVVTGGWSAAFDEVAEVLVGAGARRVVVPGTGHGPQFHPDGQAAMAEFQATYD, encoded by the coding sequence ATGCGAGCGGTCTTCATGTACGGCGCCGGCGACGGTGGACCCGACGGTTGGCCGGTGCAGGCGGCCGCCAGCCCGGAGTCGTCCTTCCTGGACCGACTCACGCCGACCGACGCCGACCCGGTGCCCTTCGACGACCCCCAGCGGGACGCAAGGCGCATCGTCGAGGCGCTCGGCCGCAGCAGCCACCTCGTCGCGCACTCCGGCGGCGCCGTGGCCGCGTTGCTCGCCGCAGCCCAGGCGCCGGAAACGGTGCGGTCGCTCACGCTGTTCGAGCCGGCCTGTCTCGGCCTGGCACGCGGCCGCCCCGCGGTCGACGAGATGGTCGCGGCGATGTCGGCGGTGTTCGACCGCAGCACCGACCCCGAGCTGTCGGACGGCGAGTTCACCCACGACTTCCTGCTGGCCATGGGTGTCCCGGGCACCGACCCGGCCGATCCGGAGTACGCGGCGGTGGGTGCGCGCCTCCGGCGCAGCACGCCGCCGTGGGAGACGCCGCTCCCCCTCGAGGTGGTCTCCCGGGTGCCGATCCTCGTGGTGACAGGTGGGTGGAGCGCCGCCTTCGACGAGGTGGCCGAGGTGCTCGTCGGCGCCGGTGCACGACGGGTCGTCGTGCCGGGGACCGGTCACGGTCCTCAGTTCCACCCGGACGGGCAGGCTGCGATGGCCGAGTTCCAGGCGACGTACGACTGA
- a CDS encoding dodecin domain-containing protein, with translation MSVYRVIDVIGTSPSSWEEAAAEAITTAGSSLRDLRVAEVIKQDVVVGDGGDLVYRTKVQLSFKYESE, from the coding sequence ATGAGCGTGTACCGCGTGATCGATGTGATCGGGACCAGCCCTAGCTCCTGGGAAGAGGCAGCGGCAGAGGCAATCACCACCGCTGGCTCGTCGTTGCGCGACCTCCGGGTGGCCGAGGTGATCAAGCAGGACGTCGTGGTGGGTGACGGCGGCGACCTGGTCTACCGGACCAAGGTCCAGCTCTCGTTCAAGTACGAGTCGGAGTAG